A genomic window from Hypomesus transpacificus isolate Combined female chromosome 15, fHypTra1, whole genome shotgun sequence includes:
- the LOC124477894 gene encoding uncharacterized protein LOC124477894, with the protein MIGPFLAPPFAPYRVSPIGVATRKYSGKKRLIIDLSAPHDGVVPSINSLIPREPFSLYHASVDNAISMIKTAGRGAWLGKADITDAFKVMPLHPSQWHLFGVRWGSKLNFSVRLAFGCRSSPRIFDSLSEALCWILVNVHRLPFVLHLLDDFLVVDFPSSPPARCISVLRDTFGDLGVPLSAEKTVGLFTSLEFLGINLDSVSMQALLPAEKLERVRSVLKAALGAASMAKRELLSLLGHLYFAMRIIPQGRAFVSRLLDLAKSVPHLQDCVVLDDGCRSDLRFWSVLCEHWNGISFFYHDSLESSVALDFYTDAAPSVGFGGFHGVPNAAPSRVTGRVGVSAIPPDVHCFESQKLHPSSIKALVSGIQFNVRCSEPSACSLLGNPSIRLLMNGLRKQRPETKDKRLPITLPLLHTLVSNLRQGCFGPYVDTLLESVFFTAFYGFLRRGDIVEDKWRVSPYQEDSWLSSPLKCHLRLRPGRRIDAASTAADPSGTAE; encoded by the exons ATGATCGGACCTTTCCTCGCGCCCCCTTTTGCCCCGTACCGAGTAAGCCCCATAGGCGTTGCAACGCGCAAGTATTCTGGCAAGAAACGCCTCATCATTGACCTGTCTGCCCCTCACGATGGCGTCGTGCCCAGCATTAACAGTTTGATTCCCCGGGAGCCGTTTTCGCTGTACCACGCTAGCGTTGATAATGCCATCAGCATGATAAAAACCGCAGGCAGGGGCGCGTGGCTAGGGAAAGCCGACATCACCGACGCGTTTAAGGTCATGCCTCTTCACCCCTCTCAGTGGCATTTATTCGGCGTTAGGTGGGGCAGCAAGCTGAACTTCTCTGTCAGGTTGGCGTTCGGCTGCCGCAGCAGCCCACGTATTTTTGACTCACTGTCGGAGGCGCTGTGCTGGATCCTGGTGAATGTCCACAGGCTGCCATTCGTTTTGCACCTGCTGGACGATTTTTTGGTGGTGGATTTTCCGTCGTCTCCACCCGCCCGCTGTATCTCGGTGTTGAGGGACACGTTTGGAGACCTGGGTGTTCCGCTCTCCGCGGAGAAAACCGTAGGCCTGTTTACCTCCTTGGAATTCCTCGGTATCAACCTAGATAGTGTTTCCATGCAGGCATTGTTACCCGCGGAAAAACTGGAGCGCGTTCGAAGCGTCCTGAAGGCCGCTTTGGGCGCTGCTTCGATGGCTAAACGTGAGCTGCTTTCGTTGCTGGGCCATCTATATTTTGCTATGCGCATCATACCCCAGGGCCGCGCGTTCGTGTCCCGTCTGTTGGACTTGGCTAAAAGCGTGCCTCATCTCCAAGACTGCGTGGTGTTGGACGACGGGTGCCGATCGGATTTGCGTTTTTGGAGCGTGCTGTGCGAGCATTGGAACGGTATCAGCTTTTTCTATCACGATTCCTTGGAGTCGTCCGTCGCTCTCGATTTTTACACCGACGCAGCTCCCTCAGTTGGGTTCGGGGGGTTTCACG GAGTTCCGAATGCTGCGCCCTCACGCGTTACCGGACGGGTTGGCGTGTCCGCCATTCCCCCTGACG TTCATTGCTTTGAATCACAGAAgctgcatccctcctccattAAAGCACTGGTGTCAGGCATTCAATTTAATGTACGGTGTTCGGAGCCCTCAGCATGCAGCCTGCTCGGGAACCCAAGTATCCGCCTGCTGATGAACGGGCTGAGGAAGCAGCGTCCGGAGACCAAAGATAAACGCTTACCAATCACCTTACCCCTCTTGCACACGCTGGTGTCCAATTTGAGACAAGGGTGCTTCGGGCCCTACGTCGACACGCTTCTTGAGTCAGTATTTTTCACGGCCTTCTATGGGTTTCTGCG GCGTGGGGATATCGTGGAGGACAAGTGGAGGGTGTCCCCCTACCAAGAAGACAGCTGGCTCAGCTCGCCCCTTAAGTGTCACTTGAGGCTCCGTCCAGGAAGGAGGATCGATGCGGCAAGCACCGCAGCAGATCCTTCTGGGACAGCCGAGTAG